Proteins co-encoded in one Azospirillum brasilense genomic window:
- a CDS encoding ATP-binding protein: protein MVRWLLLLVFTLAPLIGYEVYSHARLRAEREAEIGQEALRLLDLIQTEQQRIIGDVEHILVTLAEADIAGPTCQETMERLRLRLPSYLTLGFANRSGAVLCATDRQSLGTGVGDRSEVRQAMSTGLFSVGEYVVAEGLRRHVLPFALPYTRSGPAAGDSAPAIVTAQLDLDWLRQYQARKPLPPNATILLADRAGTIIVRVPEMPELIGQTLPERFGPLLNGRETATALTKGMDGVLRIAAYSPPSANGSGIAIAVGIDRAAVLRAVDLAALRSWIPFSAILLLSLIATAWAIGRLTRLRETERSLLKAVLEHLPSGVVVAEAPSGRVLLHNSAAERLIGQPLDGIARIEEYPRPFTRIPDGPPDKSPDGSPELPLVRALRDGTVVKQEELRRDTPTGPVTCLADAEPVRDPDGCITLAVVTLTDISERKASEEALRRSETRFRELVENTPVMMWVNRPDGAREFYNAAWRAYTGRGMEQDERWSHIHPADHPMMRSVRERAIAAGESYGFDLRMRRHDGAYRWHVCQINPMRQNGQVIAWVGTAVDVHDSRMAREAAEQADRSKSRFLAAASHDLRQPMQSMFFFAEALHSHVHSPRGRDALAMLERGMETLKGLLDSLLDVSQLDAGVIEPRIEDIPVKPLLDDIGSAYAPVAAAKGLDLQVVNHHDLTVRSDRNLLGRMVRNLVENAIRYTERGVIRLECHPLDGHAGIQVRDTGIGISSEQMSWIFEEFYQVGNPERDRNQGLGLGLAIVQKLSALLGHPVEVRSELGKGSVFRISVPLGDATESPAPALPVREPERGRLAVLIDDDAIVLMGLRSIFQDWGYDTIIASSTEEALERLRTAGRRPDVMVADYRLREHKVGTEAILKIRELAGAPVPAVLLTGDSGPDVMQEAERHGIGLMFKPVTARLLQEALTRQTGTAA from the coding sequence ATGGTCCGCTGGCTTCTGCTGCTCGTTTTCACCCTGGCCCCGCTGATCGGGTACGAGGTCTATTCCCACGCCCGGCTGCGGGCGGAACGGGAGGCCGAGATCGGACAGGAGGCGCTGCGCCTGCTCGACCTGATCCAGACCGAGCAGCAGCGGATCATCGGCGACGTCGAGCACATCCTCGTCACGCTGGCGGAGGCGGACATCGCCGGCCCAACCTGCCAGGAGACCATGGAACGGCTGAGGCTGCGCCTGCCGAGCTACCTGACGCTGGGCTTTGCGAACCGGTCCGGCGCCGTCCTGTGCGCCACCGACCGGCAAAGTCTGGGGACCGGCGTCGGCGACCGCTCCGAGGTTCGGCAAGCCATGTCCACCGGCCTGTTCTCGGTGGGGGAGTATGTCGTCGCGGAGGGGTTGCGCCGCCACGTCCTGCCTTTCGCCCTGCCCTACACACGCAGCGGCCCGGCAGCGGGTGACTCCGCCCCGGCGATCGTCACCGCCCAGCTCGACCTCGACTGGCTGCGGCAGTATCAGGCCCGCAAGCCTCTCCCGCCGAACGCGACGATCCTGCTGGCCGACCGCGCCGGCACCATCATTGTGCGCGTACCGGAAATGCCGGAGCTGATCGGCCAGACGCTCCCCGAACGGTTCGGCCCGCTTCTGAATGGCCGCGAGACGGCAACCGCACTGACCAAGGGAATGGACGGGGTGCTGCGCATCGCCGCCTATTCGCCGCCCAGCGCGAACGGCAGCGGAATCGCCATCGCCGTCGGCATCGACCGCGCCGCCGTGCTGCGCGCCGTCGACCTTGCCGCACTGCGCTCCTGGATTCCCTTCTCCGCCATCCTCCTGCTGTCCCTGATCGCGACCGCCTGGGCGATCGGGCGCCTGACCCGGCTTCGGGAAACCGAACGGTCCCTGCTCAAGGCCGTGCTGGAGCATCTCCCTTCCGGCGTCGTGGTGGCCGAGGCGCCGTCCGGCCGCGTCCTCCTGCACAACAGCGCGGCGGAACGGTTGATCGGCCAGCCATTGGACGGGATCGCCCGCATCGAGGAATACCCCCGCCCCTTCACGCGCATCCCGGACGGCCCGCCTGACAAGTCGCCGGATGGTTCGCCGGAACTTCCGCTGGTCCGCGCCCTGCGCGACGGCACGGTGGTGAAACAGGAGGAACTCCGCCGCGACACCCCCACCGGTCCCGTCACCTGTCTGGCCGATGCCGAGCCGGTGCGCGACCCCGACGGCTGCATCACCCTGGCCGTCGTCACCCTGACCGACATTTCCGAGCGCAAGGCCAGCGAGGAGGCCCTGCGGCGGAGCGAAACCCGCTTTCGCGAACTGGTCGAGAACACCCCGGTGATGATGTGGGTCAACCGCCCCGACGGCGCGCGGGAATTCTACAACGCCGCATGGCGGGCCTACACCGGGCGTGGGATGGAACAGGACGAACGCTGGTCGCATATCCACCCCGCCGATCATCCCATGATGCGCAGCGTCCGCGAGCGCGCCATCGCCGCGGGGGAGTCCTACGGCTTCGACCTGCGGATGCGGCGTCATGACGGGGCCTACCGCTGGCACGTCTGCCAGATCAACCCGATGCGGCAGAACGGTCAGGTCATCGCCTGGGTCGGCACCGCGGTGGACGTGCACGACAGCCGGATGGCCCGCGAGGCGGCGGAGCAGGCCGACCGCTCCAAGAGCCGATTCCTTGCCGCCGCCAGCCATGATCTGCGCCAGCCCATGCAGTCCATGTTCTTCTTCGCCGAGGCGCTGCACAGCCACGTCCATTCCCCGCGCGGGCGCGACGCCCTGGCGATGCTGGAGCGCGGGATGGAGACGCTGAAGGGCCTGCTCGACAGCCTGCTCGACGTCTCGCAGCTCGACGCCGGGGTGATCGAGCCGCGGATCGAGGACATTCCCGTCAAGCCGCTGCTCGACGACATCGGATCCGCCTATGCCCCGGTCGCCGCCGCCAAGGGGCTGGACCTCCAGGTGGTCAACCACCACGACCTGACCGTGCGCAGTGACCGCAACCTGCTGGGGCGCATGGTCCGCAATCTGGTGGAAAACGCCATCCGCTACACCGAGCGCGGGGTGATCCGCCTGGAATGCCACCCTCTGGACGGCCACGCCGGCATCCAGGTGCGCGACACCGGGATCGGCATCTCCAGCGAGCAGATGTCCTGGATCTTCGAAGAGTTCTATCAGGTCGGCAACCCCGAGCGGGACCGCAACCAGGGGCTCGGCCTCGGCCTCGCCATCGTGCAGAAGCTGTCGGCCCTGCTCGGCCACCCGGTGGAGGTGCGCTCCGAACTCGGCAAGGGGTCGGTGTTCCGCATCTCCGTGCCGCTCGGCGACGCCACGGAGAGCCCAGCCCCGGCTCTCCCGGTCCGCGAGCCGGAGCGCGGGCGGCTGGCCGTCCTGATCGACGACGACGCCATCGTCCTGATGGGGCTGCGCTCGATCTTCCAGGACTGGGGCTACGACACCATCATCGCCTCATCCACCGAGGAGGCGCTGGAGCGGCTGCGCACGGCGGGGCGGCGACCCGACGTGATGGTCGCCGACTACCGCCTGCGGGAGCACAAGGTGGGCACCGAGGCCATCCTGAAGATCCGCGAACTGGCCGGGGCGCCGGTCCCCGCCGTCCTGCTGACCGGCGATTCCGGCCCCGACGTGATGCAGGAGGCCGAACGGCACGGGATCGGCCTGATGTTCAAGCCGGTCACCGCCCGCCTGCTCCAGGAAGCCCTGACCCGCCAGACCGGCACCGCCGCGTGA
- a CDS encoding TetR/AcrR family transcriptional regulator has translation MDRGNARELIDRTTDKDSPTVGPRGRARRQALLDAAAALFVEKGFEKTTLTDIIGRAGGSRATLYEHFGDKEGLFRAMMEENSARIQDGLAAIQADERAAPEEGLTRFALHLVAALFDDRTMAIVRVLVSEGGRIPDIAEAFFRIGPETAQRRLADYLARQTAAGALTVAEPEAAARGFIGMITGNILLRRLILPEQSFSREEVEHYVGRAVALFLTGARPTAGH, from the coding sequence ATGGACCGGGGAAACGCCAGGGAATTGATCGACAGGACAACCGACAAGGACTCACCGACGGTCGGCCCGCGCGGCCGGGCGCGCCGGCAGGCCCTGCTCGACGCGGCGGCGGCGCTGTTCGTGGAGAAGGGCTTCGAGAAGACCACGCTGACCGACATCATCGGCCGGGCCGGCGGTTCCCGCGCCACCCTCTATGAGCATTTCGGCGACAAGGAGGGGCTGTTCCGCGCGATGATGGAGGAGAACAGCGCCCGCATCCAGGACGGGCTCGCCGCCATCCAGGCCGACGAGCGGGCCGCGCCGGAAGAGGGGCTGACCCGCTTCGCCCTGCACCTCGTCGCGGCGCTGTTCGACGATCGCACCATGGCCATCGTCCGCGTGCTGGTCTCGGAGGGCGGACGGATTCCCGACATCGCCGAAGCCTTCTTCCGCATCGGGCCGGAAACCGCCCAGCGGCGGCTCGCCGACTATCTGGCCCGGCAGACCGCCGCCGGCGCCCTGACGGTCGCGGAGCCGGAGGCCGCCGCCCGCGGCTTCATCGGCATGATCACCGGCAACATCCTGCTGCGCCGCCTGATCCTGCCGGAACAATCCTTCTCCAGGGAAGAGGTGGAGCATTACGTCGGACGGGCCGTCGCCCTCTTCCTGACGGGCGCCCGCCCGACAGCGGGGCACTGA
- a CDS encoding efflux RND transporter permease subunit translates to MSKFFIDRPVFAWVIAIVIMLAGGLAILGLPVEQYPKIAPPTVSITASYPGASAKTLEDTVTQVIEQKMTGLDHFRYMSSNSDSSGNVTITLTFEPEANPDIAQVQVQNKLQLAVPLLPQEVQQRGLQVSKAGNDFLMVAGFVSSDGRLTQGDIADYVASNLQDTISRVEGVGDITVFGPQHAMRIWLDPDALNSHQLTTIDVTNAIKAENAQVSAGQLGGAPALPGQRINATIMAQSRMQTPEEFGAILLRVNPDGGQVRLRDVARIEIGQETYEITARYNGKPAAGLGVKLATGANALDTAAAVKARIAELSAFFPEGLEVIYPYDTTPFVELSIHEVVKTLIEAIILVFVVMYLFLQNFRATLIPTIAVPVVLLGTFGVLSLFGFSINTLTMFGMVLAIGLLVDDAIVVVENVERVMSEDGLPPREATRKSMGQITGALIGIALVLSAVFVPMAFFGGSAGAIYRQFSLTIVSAMALSVLVALVLTPALCATILKPVAKGHGHAKRGFFGLFNRGFDASSRVYLRGVRGAVSRLGRYGIAYALIVGGLAYLFLQMPSSFLPQEDRGTMFVLWSAPPNASIERTLETTKQVETYFLEKEKDSVEGLFTIAGFNFAGRGQNAGMAFVRLRDWSERESADRKPTAIAGRAMGALSKAKDAVVFAFMPPSVPGLGNATGFDLQLVDRGGVGHDRLMQARNQLLGQAAQNPKLVGVRPNGLEDTPQFKLTVDREKASALGLSLTDINTTLTAAWGSSYVNDFIDRGRVKRVYLQADAPYRMQPSDVDRWFVRNAMGQMVPFSAFTTAQWTYGSPKLERYNGMSSLNIQGSAAPGISSGEAMQEMEAMMAKLPPGVGYEWTGLSYEERLSGSQAPALYALSMLIVFLCLAALYESWSVPVSVILVVPLGVIGAVLAATLRGLPSDVYFQVGLLTTIGLSAKNAILIVEFAKALYDEGMELKDAAIEACRQRLRPIIMTSLAFVLGVLPLATSSGAGSESQNAIGVGVMGGMISATVLAVLFVPVFFVAVYRLFGSKRAGAHLPPGTEPVHAGD, encoded by the coding sequence ATGTCGAAATTCTTCATCGACCGGCCCGTCTTCGCCTGGGTCATCGCCATCGTCATCATGCTGGCGGGCGGTCTGGCGATCCTGGGCCTGCCCGTCGAGCAGTACCCGAAGATCGCCCCGCCGACGGTGTCCATCACCGCCAGTTACCCCGGCGCGTCCGCGAAGACGCTGGAGGACACGGTCACCCAGGTCATCGAGCAGAAGATGACCGGGCTCGACCACTTCCGCTACATGTCGTCGAACAGCGATTCGTCGGGCAACGTCACCATCACCCTGACCTTCGAGCCGGAGGCCAACCCGGACATCGCCCAGGTCCAGGTGCAGAACAAGCTCCAGCTCGCCGTGCCGCTCCTGCCGCAGGAGGTGCAGCAGCGCGGCCTCCAGGTCTCCAAGGCCGGCAACGACTTCCTGATGGTCGCCGGCTTCGTGTCCAGCGACGGGCGGCTGACCCAGGGCGACATCGCCGACTATGTGGCCTCCAACCTCCAGGACACGATCAGCCGCGTCGAGGGCGTGGGCGACATCACCGTGTTCGGTCCCCAGCACGCCATGCGGATCTGGCTGGATCCCGACGCGCTGAACAGCCACCAGCTGACCACCATCGACGTCACCAACGCCATCAAGGCGGAGAACGCGCAGGTGTCGGCGGGCCAGCTCGGCGGCGCCCCGGCGCTGCCCGGCCAGCGCATCAACGCCACCATCATGGCGCAGTCGCGCATGCAGACGCCGGAGGAGTTCGGCGCCATCCTGCTGCGCGTCAATCCCGACGGCGGGCAGGTGCGGCTGCGCGACGTCGCGCGCATCGAGATCGGGCAGGAAACCTACGAGATCACCGCCCGCTACAACGGCAAGCCGGCGGCCGGCCTGGGCGTCAAGCTGGCGACCGGGGCCAACGCGCTGGACACCGCCGCGGCGGTGAAGGCGCGCATCGCGGAGCTGTCGGCCTTCTTCCCCGAAGGGCTGGAGGTCATCTACCCCTACGACACGACGCCCTTCGTCGAGCTGTCGATCCACGAGGTCGTCAAGACGCTGATCGAGGCGATCATCCTCGTCTTCGTCGTGATGTACCTGTTCCTGCAGAACTTCCGGGCGACGCTGATCCCGACCATCGCGGTTCCCGTGGTGCTTCTGGGCACCTTCGGAGTGCTGTCGCTGTTCGGCTTCTCGATCAACACGCTGACCATGTTCGGCATGGTGCTGGCCATCGGCCTGCTGGTGGACGACGCCATCGTGGTGGTGGAGAACGTCGAGCGCGTGATGAGCGAGGACGGGCTGCCCCCGCGCGAGGCGACCCGCAAGTCTATGGGGCAGATCACCGGCGCGCTGATCGGCATCGCGCTGGTGCTGTCCGCCGTGTTCGTCCCCATGGCCTTCTTCGGCGGCTCGGCGGGCGCCATCTACCGCCAGTTCTCGCTGACCATCGTGTCGGCGATGGCGCTGTCGGTGCTGGTCGCCCTGGTGCTGACCCCGGCGCTCTGCGCCACCATCCTGAAGCCGGTGGCGAAGGGCCACGGCCACGCCAAGCGCGGCTTCTTCGGGCTGTTCAACCGCGGCTTCGACGCCAGCAGCCGCGTCTATCTGCGCGGCGTGCGCGGGGCGGTGTCGCGGCTCGGGCGCTACGGCATCGCCTACGCGCTGATCGTCGGCGGCTTGGCCTACCTGTTCCTCCAGATGCCGTCGTCCTTCCTGCCGCAGGAGGACCGCGGGACCATGTTCGTGCTGTGGTCGGCCCCGCCGAACGCCAGCATCGAGCGCACGCTGGAGACCACCAAGCAGGTCGAGACCTATTTCCTGGAGAAGGAGAAGGACAGCGTCGAGGGCCTGTTCACCATCGCCGGCTTCAACTTCGCGGGCCGCGGCCAGAACGCCGGCATGGCCTTCGTCCGGCTGCGCGACTGGAGCGAGCGCGAGTCCGCCGACCGCAAGCCGACGGCCATCGCCGGCCGCGCCATGGGCGCCCTGTCGAAGGCCAAGGACGCGGTGGTCTTCGCCTTCATGCCGCCCTCGGTTCCGGGGCTCGGCAACGCCACCGGCTTCGACCTTCAGCTCGTCGACCGCGGCGGCGTCGGGCACGACCGGCTGATGCAGGCGCGCAACCAGCTTCTGGGCCAGGCGGCGCAGAACCCCAAGCTGGTCGGCGTCCGCCCGAACGGGCTGGAGGACACGCCGCAGTTCAAGCTGACCGTCGACCGTGAGAAGGCCAGCGCGCTCGGCCTGTCGCTGACCGACATCAACACGACCCTGACGGCGGCCTGGGGCTCCTCCTACGTCAACGACTTCATCGACCGGGGGCGCGTGAAGCGCGTCTATCTCCAGGCCGACGCCCCCTACCGCATGCAGCCGAGCGACGTCGACCGCTGGTTCGTGCGCAACGCCATGGGACAGATGGTGCCCTTCTCCGCCTTCACCACGGCGCAGTGGACCTACGGGTCGCCGAAGCTGGAGCGGTACAACGGCATGTCGTCGCTCAACATCCAGGGCTCCGCGGCGCCGGGCATCAGCTCCGGCGAGGCGATGCAGGAGATGGAGGCGATGATGGCCAAGCTGCCGCCGGGCGTCGGCTATGAATGGACCGGCCTGTCCTACGAGGAGCGGTTGAGCGGGTCGCAGGCCCCGGCGCTCTACGCCCTGTCCATGCTGATCGTCTTCCTCTGCCTGGCCGCGCTCTACGAGAGCTGGTCGGTGCCGGTGTCGGTCATCCTGGTGGTGCCGCTGGGCGTCATCGGCGCCGTGCTCGCCGCCACGCTGCGCGGTCTGCCGAGCGACGTCTACTTCCAGGTGGGCCTGCTGACGACCATCGGCCTGTCGGCGAAGAACGCCATCCTGATCGTGGAGTTCGCCAAGGCGCTCTACGACGAGGGCATGGAGCTGAAGGACGCCGCCATCGAGGCGTGCCGCCAGCGCCTGCGCCCGATCATCATGACCTCGCTGGCCTTCGTGCTGGGCGTGCTGCCGCTGGCGACCAGCAGTGGTGCCGGCTCGGAAAGCCAGAACGCCATCGGCGTCGGTGTGATGGGCGGCATGATCTCCGCCACCGTGCTGGCGGTCCTCTTCGTTCCGGTCTTCTTCGTCGCGGTCTACCGCCTGTTCGGCAGCAAGCGTGCCGGTGCCCACCTCCCGCCGGGCACCGAGCCGGTGCACGCCGGCGACTGA
- a CDS encoding efflux RND transporter periplasmic adaptor subunit, whose translation MFNRNAFLSLAVAASLTVVLGACQDKKHAAGGQPAPGPAEVAVATIQPQSLSVTTELPGRTSALRVAEIRPQVSGIVLKRFFTEGSDVKAGDQLYQIDPATYEANLAVAQADIQKAEANLQAARNKAARYNDLVKNSVVSKQDYDDAMASLKQNEAQLAAAKAAHNLARINLDYTKVFAPISGRIGKSAVTEGALVTANQATALATVQQLDPIYVDVTQTASQLMQLRQDMASGRIRPAEPGKIPVSLFLHAAEAPYPQRGELQFSDVSVDPGTSSVQLRAVFPNPNLELLPGLFVRARVEQGVAVNALAVPQEAVQRGPDGSARVWVVGDDNKVNPRTIKTERAINNAWLVSDGLKAGERIVVEGLQKVKPGGEVKPVAAQSAVAALPGPQAR comes from the coding sequence ATGTTCAACAGGAACGCATTTCTGTCTCTTGCCGTGGCGGCCTCCCTGACCGTGGTGCTGGGCGCCTGCCAGGACAAGAAACACGCCGCCGGGGGCCAGCCGGCGCCCGGACCGGCGGAGGTGGCGGTCGCCACCATCCAGCCGCAGAGCCTGTCCGTCACCACCGAACTGCCGGGCCGGACCTCGGCTCTCCGCGTCGCGGAAATCCGCCCGCAGGTCAGCGGCATCGTGCTGAAGCGCTTCTTCACCGAGGGCAGCGACGTCAAGGCGGGCGACCAGCTCTACCAGATCGACCCGGCCACCTACGAGGCCAACCTCGCCGTCGCCCAGGCCGACATCCAGAAGGCGGAGGCCAACCTGCAGGCTGCCCGCAACAAGGCGGCCCGCTACAACGACCTCGTCAAGAACAGCGTCGTCAGCAAGCAGGACTACGACGACGCCATGGCCTCGCTGAAGCAGAACGAGGCGCAGCTCGCCGCCGCCAAGGCCGCCCACAATCTGGCGCGCATCAACCTGGACTACACCAAGGTCTTCGCTCCCATCTCCGGCCGCATCGGCAAGTCCGCCGTGACGGAAGGCGCGCTGGTCACCGCCAACCAGGCGACGGCGCTCGCCACCGTCCAGCAGCTCGACCCGATCTACGTGGACGTGACCCAGACGGCCTCGCAGCTCATGCAGCTCCGCCAGGACATGGCGAGCGGGCGCATCCGCCCGGCCGAGCCCGGCAAGATCCCCGTCTCGCTGTTCCTGCACGCGGCGGAGGCCCCCTATCCCCAGCGCGGCGAGCTTCAGTTCTCCGACGTGTCGGTCGATCCGGGCACCAGCTCCGTCCAGCTCCGCGCGGTCTTCCCGAACCCGAACCTGGAACTGCTGCCCGGCCTGTTCGTGCGCGCCCGCGTCGAGCAGGGGGTGGCCGTGAACGCGCTCGCCGTGCCGCAGGAGGCGGTCCAGCGCGGTCCGGACGGCTCGGCCCGCGTCTGGGTCGTCGGCGACGACAACAAGGTCAACCCGCGCACCATCAAGACCGAGCGGGCGATCAACAACGCTTGGCTGGTCTCCGACGGTCTGAAGGCCGGCGAGCGCATCGTGGTCGAGGGGCTTCAGAAGGTGAAGCCGGGGGGCGAGGTCAAGCCGGTGGCGGCGCAGAGCGCCGTGGCGGCCCTGCCCGGACCGCAGGCGCGCTGA
- a CDS encoding TetR/AcrR family transcriptional regulator, with translation MPDKGASTPFQGGIAGGGIAGSSIAGSGIAGLGSGVFDKPGCGPRGQARCRALLDAAAALFVEKGFALTSLSDILRQAGGSRTTLYEHFGDKEGLFRAVMERHCDRVLEEMSSMRAAGPAAMAEELEENLYRVGLHIAGTLTMPETTAILRILVSEGGRIPDIARAFFQVGPEKTIGWLADCFRELSEAGRLRVDDPEGAAHAFIGMVVGDLLTKRLILPDEPVSMEELERYVRQSVRLFLAGTRP, from the coding sequence ATGCCCGACAAGGGGGCATCCACACCGTTCCAAGGCGGAATCGCTGGGGGCGGAATTGCCGGGAGCAGCATCGCCGGGAGCGGCATTGCCGGCCTCGGCTCCGGCGTCTTCGACAAGCCCGGCTGCGGCCCGCGCGGCCAAGCGCGTTGCCGGGCGCTGCTCGACGCCGCGGCGGCGCTGTTCGTGGAGAAGGGATTCGCGCTCACCTCGCTGTCCGACATCCTGCGGCAGGCCGGCGGGTCGCGCACCACGCTCTACGAGCATTTCGGCGACAAGGAGGGGCTGTTCCGCGCGGTGATGGAACGCCACTGCGACCGCGTGCTGGAGGAGATGTCGTCCATGCGCGCCGCCGGCCCGGCCGCGATGGCCGAGGAGTTGGAGGAGAATCTCTACCGCGTCGGCCTGCACATCGCCGGCACGCTGACCATGCCGGAGACCACCGCGATCCTGCGCATCCTGGTGTCGGAGGGCGGGCGCATCCCCGACATCGCTCGGGCCTTCTTCCAGGTCGGCCCCGAGAAGACCATCGGCTGGCTCGCCGACTGCTTCCGCGAGTTGTCCGAGGCGGGGCGCCTGCGCGTCGACGATCCGGAGGGGGCCGCCCACGCCTTCATCGGCATGGTGGTCGGCGACCTTCTGACCAAACGGCTGATCCTTCCGGACGAGCCCGTCTCCATGGAGGAATTGGAACGCTACGTCCGCCAGTCCGTCCGGTTGTTCCTTGCGGGGACGCGTCCCTGA